The following proteins are encoded in a genomic region of Nocardioides sp. cx-173:
- a CDS encoding phosphoketolase family protein gives MSEADTAAVVEELARLSEDELASVDAWWRANNYLTVGQIYLQANPLLREPLRPEHIKPRLLGHWGTSPGLAMLYAHASRLIRRTGQQMIYLAGPGHGGPALVAAGYLEGTYSEVYPHITQDEEGLRRLFRQFSSPGGIPSHVSVTTPGSIHEGGELGYVLVHAFGAVMDNPDLVALAVVGDGEAETGPLEGSWKGISFLNPTRDGAVLPVLHLNGAKIAGPTVLARKDPAEVRSLLEGHGYEVVEVEGDDLPGMHHRVAAAMSWALGSIRSIQESARSGDWDGRRPRWPLIVLRSPKGWTGPDQVDGVQVAGTWRSHQVPLSGVRDNPEHLALLEEWLRSYRPEDLFDAAGAPSDQVRAANPEGRLRMSASPHANAGSGSGELVLPPFRDYAIDVTKPATLRAESTRRLGAMLADVYRLNPHDFRLFCPDETNSNRLGAVFEVSDRCFAETVLPDDVALSRDGRVMEVLSEHNCHGWLEGYTLTGRHGLFATYEAFAMVSASQTIQHSKWLEEGAHLSWRRPAPSLNVLLTSTAWRNDHNGFSHQGPGLIQNVITQRGSVSRVYLPPDANCLLSVADHALRSRSYVNLIVIDKQPQLQWLSIDEAIEHCARGAGIWEWAGTDDGESDPDVVLACAGDVVTMETVAAAAILRERLPQLKVRVVNVVDLMTLPRPNDHPHGMGNTLFRELFTDHVDVVFAFHGYPGAVHQLVHGRPDVDRFHVRGFIEEGTTTTPFDMVVRNRASRFHLVMDAINNANRTPAGAAELKDWCREQLALHDAYVVEHLEDLPAVRDWSLGDWAEKG, from the coding sequence ATGAGCGAAGCCGACACCGCCGCCGTCGTGGAGGAGCTCGCGCGGCTCTCGGAGGACGAGCTGGCCTCCGTGGACGCCTGGTGGCGGGCCAACAACTACCTCACGGTCGGGCAGATCTACCTGCAGGCCAACCCGCTGCTGCGCGAGCCCCTGCGCCCCGAGCACATCAAGCCCCGACTGCTGGGCCACTGGGGCACCAGCCCCGGACTGGCGATGCTCTACGCGCACGCCTCCCGGCTGATCCGGCGTACCGGCCAACAGATGATCTACCTCGCCGGTCCCGGCCACGGCGGCCCGGCGCTGGTGGCCGCCGGCTACCTCGAGGGCACCTACAGCGAGGTCTACCCCCACATCACGCAGGACGAGGAGGGCCTACGCCGGCTCTTCCGCCAGTTCAGCTCGCCCGGCGGCATCCCGAGCCACGTGTCGGTCACCACGCCCGGCTCCATCCACGAGGGCGGAGAGCTGGGCTACGTGCTGGTCCACGCGTTCGGGGCGGTCATGGACAACCCCGACCTGGTCGCGCTCGCCGTGGTCGGCGACGGCGAGGCGGAGACCGGGCCCTTGGAGGGCTCGTGGAAGGGCATCTCCTTCCTCAACCCGACCCGGGACGGCGCGGTGCTGCCGGTGCTGCACCTCAACGGCGCCAAGATCGCCGGGCCCACCGTCCTGGCACGAAAGGACCCCGCCGAGGTCCGCAGCCTCCTCGAGGGCCACGGCTACGAGGTGGTCGAGGTGGAGGGCGACGACCTGCCGGGGATGCACCACCGCGTCGCGGCCGCGATGTCCTGGGCGCTGGGGAGCATCCGCTCGATCCAGGAGTCCGCCCGCTCCGGCGACTGGGACGGCCGCCGGCCGCGCTGGCCCCTGATCGTCCTGCGCAGCCCCAAGGGCTGGACCGGGCCCGACCAGGTCGACGGGGTCCAGGTCGCCGGTACCTGGCGCTCCCACCAGGTGCCGCTCTCGGGTGTGCGCGACAACCCCGAGCACCTCGCGCTGCTGGAGGAGTGGCTGCGCTCCTACCGCCCCGAGGATCTGTTCGACGCCGCAGGCGCTCCGAGCGACCAGGTCCGGGCGGCCAACCCCGAGGGGCGGCTCCGCATGAGCGCCAGCCCGCACGCCAACGCCGGCAGCGGCTCGGGAGAGCTGGTCCTGCCCCCCTTCCGCGACTACGCCATCGACGTGACGAAGCCGGCCACGCTTCGTGCGGAGTCGACGCGGCGGCTCGGCGCGATGCTCGCCGACGTCTACCGGCTCAACCCCCACGACTTTCGGCTGTTCTGTCCCGACGAGACCAACAGCAACCGCCTCGGCGCGGTGTTCGAGGTCTCCGACCGGTGCTTCGCCGAGACCGTCCTGCCCGACGACGTCGCGCTCTCCCGGGACGGGCGCGTCATGGAGGTGCTCAGCGAGCACAACTGCCACGGTTGGCTCGAGGGGTACACCCTCACCGGGCGGCACGGCCTGTTCGCGACGTACGAGGCCTTCGCGATGGTCAGCGCCTCGCAGACGATCCAGCACAGCAAGTGGCTCGAGGAGGGGGCGCATCTCTCCTGGCGGCGACCGGCGCCCAGCCTGAACGTGCTGCTGACGTCGACGGCCTGGCGCAACGACCACAACGGCTTCTCCCACCAGGGCCCGGGGCTCATTCAGAACGTCATCACCCAGCGTGGCTCGGTGTCGCGCGTCTACCTGCCGCCGGACGCCAACTGCCTGCTCTCGGTGGCCGACCACGCCCTGCGCTCGCGCTCCTACGTCAACCTGATCGTCATCGACAAGCAGCCCCAGCTGCAGTGGCTCTCGATCGACGAGGCGATCGAGCACTGCGCCCGCGGCGCCGGCATCTGGGAGTGGGCCGGCACCGACGACGGCGAGAGCGATCCCGATGTCGTGCTCGCCTGCGCCGGCGACGTGGTGACGATGGAGACCGTCGCCGCTGCGGCGATCCTGCGTGAGCGGCTGCCGCAGCTCAAGGTCCGCGTCGTCAACGTCGTGGACCTGATGACCCTGCCGCGACCCAATGACCACCCACACGGCATGGGCAACACCCTCTTCCGCGAGCTCTTCACCGACCACGTCGACGTGGTGTTCGCGTTCCACGGCTACCCGGGCGCGGTGCACCAGCTCGTGCACGGCCGGCCCGACGTGGACCGTTTCCACGTGCGTGGGTTCATCGAGGAGGGCACGACCACGACGCCGTTCGACATGGTGGTGCGCAACCGCGCCTCACGGTTCCACCTGGTGATGGACGCCATCAACAACGCCAACCGCACGCCGGCCGGCGCCGCGGAGCTCAAGGACTGGTGCCGTGAGCAGCTGGCTCTTCACGATGCCTACGTCGTCGAGCACCTCGAGGACCTGCCTGCGGTGCGCGACTGGTCACTGGGGGACTGGGCCGAAAAGGGCTGA
- a CDS encoding cation-translocating P-type ATPase gives MTITGLSSVEAAERLATFGPNRAPRPKPPSLLSRVGGQLRDPMILLLIGALVVVAALGDVADAIIIAAVIVLNTAIGVVQEVRAANAIASLERLSAPHATVLRDGEPVRVDSADLVPGDVVRLEAGDVVPADGSLLEAAALQVDEAAMTGESVPVARGVDEPLLSGTVVTRGRGLAEVTSTGADSALGRIATAIASAGIRPTPLQQRLSTLSRQLVALTLALAALVFVLGLLRGEDAAEMVVLAVSLAVAAIPESLPAVVSVALALGAYRMARRSALVRWLPAVETLGSVTVLASDKTGTLTEGRMVVQQLWTPTGASRVTGHGYDVAGEVVGDDEPESLALLLRDVVLCNDARLTTAEDGEWGIVGDPMEAALLIAAAKHDADLLRLGSLWSRMDEVPFDATLQRMITVHHRDGAWLTICKGAPEVVLDLLADTDVGQRARAAAEEFAGRGFRVLAVADAAPASQPARSELDDGLVLRGLVAISDPPRADAADVVRACADAGIRTVLITGDHPATARAIADELGIRSATPEVADGDMVKRGEHVAAVEEIGVYARTHPEQKVDIVAAWQDRGEVVAMTGDGVNDAPALRRADIGVAMGERGTEVARQAADLVLADDNLRTVVVAVGEGRRIYANIRMFLRYALAGGLAEVVVILLGPFLGLPVPLGPGQILWINMLTHGVPGVAFGGEPLDPQAMRRPSPPPQESVLGQGLFGQILLAGALISVVSLAAGLLAPEARVQTWVFVTLGLAQLGVGLAIRAPRAGVSWRGRGLEAAVALAAVLQVLAVTWSPLRSLLGTDTLSWPDAATVLLLSVVPGAVLATQRHRHSRRRLAPTSLASGGSA, from the coding sequence GTGACGATCACCGGTCTGTCGAGCGTGGAGGCGGCGGAGCGCCTGGCGACCTTCGGACCGAACCGGGCGCCCCGCCCCAAGCCGCCCAGCCTGCTCTCCCGGGTGGGCGGGCAGCTGCGCGACCCGATGATCCTGCTGCTGATCGGCGCCCTGGTCGTCGTCGCGGCCCTCGGCGACGTCGCCGACGCCATCATCATCGCCGCCGTGATCGTGCTCAACACCGCCATCGGGGTGGTGCAGGAGGTGCGGGCCGCCAACGCGATCGCGTCCCTCGAGCGGCTCTCCGCCCCCCACGCCACCGTGCTGCGTGACGGCGAGCCGGTGCGCGTCGACAGCGCGGACCTGGTGCCGGGCGACGTGGTCCGGCTGGAGGCCGGCGACGTGGTCCCGGCGGACGGGTCGCTGCTGGAGGCGGCGGCGCTGCAGGTCGACGAGGCCGCGATGACCGGCGAGTCGGTGCCGGTCGCCCGGGGCGTGGACGAGCCGCTCCTGTCCGGCACCGTCGTGACCCGCGGGCGCGGGCTGGCCGAGGTGACCAGCACCGGCGCCGACAGCGCCCTGGGGCGCATCGCCACCGCCATCGCCTCGGCGGGGATCCGGCCGACCCCGCTGCAGCAGCGGCTGTCGACCCTCTCGCGCCAGCTCGTCGCGCTGACGCTGGCGCTGGCGGCGCTGGTGTTCGTCCTCGGCCTGCTCAGGGGAGAGGACGCCGCCGAGATGGTGGTCCTGGCCGTCAGCCTCGCGGTGGCGGCCATCCCGGAGTCGCTCCCGGCGGTGGTCTCGGTCGCGCTGGCGCTCGGGGCCTACCGCATGGCGCGCCGCTCGGCCCTCGTCCGCTGGCTCCCGGCCGTCGAGACGCTGGGGTCGGTCACCGTGCTGGCCTCGGACAAGACCGGCACCCTCACCGAGGGCCGCATGGTCGTCCAGCAGCTGTGGACCCCCACCGGCGCGTCCCGGGTCACCGGCCACGGGTACGACGTCGCCGGGGAGGTGGTCGGTGACGACGAGCCGGAGTCGCTCGCGCTGCTGCTGCGCGACGTGGTCCTGTGCAACGACGCCCGCCTCACGACCGCGGAGGACGGGGAGTGGGGGATCGTCGGCGACCCCATGGAGGCGGCCCTGCTGATCGCGGCGGCCAAGCACGACGCCGACCTGCTGCGGCTCGGCTCGCTGTGGTCACGGATGGACGAGGTGCCGTTCGACGCCACCTTGCAGCGCATGATCACGGTGCACCACCGCGACGGCGCCTGGCTGACGATCTGCAAGGGCGCACCCGAGGTGGTGCTGGACCTGCTGGCCGACACCGACGTCGGGCAGCGCGCCCGGGCGGCGGCCGAGGAGTTCGCCGGCAGGGGCTTCCGGGTGCTGGCCGTCGCCGATGCCGCGCCCGCCTCGCAGCCGGCCCGGTCCGAGCTCGACGACGGGCTCGTGCTCCGGGGGCTGGTGGCCATCTCCGACCCGCCCCGGGCCGACGCGGCCGACGTCGTACGCGCGTGTGCGGACGCGGGGATCCGGACCGTCCTGATCACCGGGGACCACCCGGCCACGGCGCGCGCGATCGCCGACGAGCTCGGCATCCGCAGCGCGACGCCGGAGGTGGCCGACGGCGACATGGTCAAGCGCGGCGAGCACGTGGCGGCCGTGGAGGAGATCGGCGTGTACGCCCGCACCCATCCCGAGCAGAAGGTCGACATCGTGGCGGCCTGGCAGGACCGCGGCGAGGTCGTCGCGATGACCGGCGACGGGGTCAACGACGCACCGGCGCTGCGCCGGGCCGACATCGGCGTCGCGATGGGCGAGCGCGGCACCGAGGTCGCGCGCCAGGCCGCCGACCTGGTGCTGGCCGACGACAACCTGCGCACCGTGGTCGTCGCCGTGGGGGAGGGGCGCCGGATCTATGCCAACATCCGGATGTTCCTGCGCTACGCCCTGGCGGGCGGGCTCGCCGAGGTCGTCGTGATCCTGCTCGGGCCCTTCCTCGGCCTGCCCGTGCCGCTCGGGCCCGGGCAGATCCTGTGGATCAACATGCTCACCCACGGCGTGCCGGGCGTCGCGTTCGGTGGCGAGCCGCTGGACCCCCAGGCGATGCGCCGCCCGTCTCCGCCGCCGCAGGAGTCGGTCCTCGGGCAGGGCCTGTTCGGGCAGATCCTCCTGGCCGGAGCCCTGATCAGCGTCGTCTCGCTCGCCGCTGGCCTGCTGGCTCCCGAGGCACGGGTGCAGACCTGGGTGTTCGTGACCCTCGGCCTGGCCCAGCTGGGCGTGGGGCTTGCGATCCGTGCGCCCCGCGCGGGCGTGAGCTGGCGAGGGCGTGGTCTCGAGGCCGCGGTCGCGCTCGCCGCGGTGCTCCAGGTCCTCGCGGTCACGTGGTCGCCCCTGCGCAGCCTGCTCGGCACGGACACCCTCTCGTGGCCGGATGCGGCTACCGTGCTGCTACTGAGCGTGGTGCCCGGCGCCGTGCTCGCCACCCAGCGGCACCGGCACTCGCGGCGCCGCCTGGCACCGACGTCCCTCGCCTCAGGAGGAAGCGCATGA
- a CDS encoding bifunctional acetate--CoA ligase family protein/GNAT family N-acetyltransferase, with translation MSVDAVGDGPAPADVLLRDGSVAVIRRAAAEDRDALRALHDGVSDTSFRFRFFSTGRKAGQLYVAHVLEDPACFALVAERKGRLAALATAEQIEPEVAEVAFLVAEEFHGLGLGSLLLEHLAAACRDRGTRRFVAEVLGDNTAMLRVFVDAGFTARREFESGVAHVEMDTTASAAAVEAADERETEAEARSLHPLLYPRSVAVVGARRDGTGVGSAIIRSIVAGGFSGPVHAVHPQAHEIEGVPAHPRVVDVPGGVDLLVVAVPAAGVVAALEDAAAAGVPSAVVVSSGFEGPDGARAEGQMLAMARRSSIRIVGPDCLGILVNHADLRLHATFSGVVPPPGGLAVASQSGGVGIVLTDVARRLGLGVGTFVSLGDKADVSGNDLLAAWRDDPRVSAAALYLESFGNPLKFARFARRFSEAKPLLAVVGGRSGGERRTGGSHTAAAATPAVAVSALFAQAGVVNCTGAEDMAEAALVLTQQPLPSGSRVAVLSNGGGLGALAAEAAEGCGLVVAQAGARLRRRLARHVQGAADAANPVDAGAAATAAALGALAEELLRAEDEVDVVLVVLVATGVGDADAALRAVAQARAGHPDRPLVLVPMGGLEVPAGLPGVTVLPSIRAAAEALGRAVRYAEWRRAPRDQAPPVDAARAERARRTAQEILTARGEGGHWLDAEELGVLLSDYGLAPTGRVAHGMRSAERAAREVGYPVVLKVADRDVVHKTARGLVRVGITTAQELRAAVRDFERELGHRSSTLLVQALSKGVEVALGAVRDPAFGPLVMVAAGGVATEVWADRVFLLPPVSAGDAARAVSMLRVSSLLQGDVDGLVDLLVRLGRLAEDLPYLAEMDLNPVMVGEEGCALVDVKVRLEPAARVDSGIPRQLRGRPAGP, from the coding sequence ATGAGCGTCGATGCTGTCGGTGACGGTCCGGCGCCCGCGGACGTGCTGCTCCGCGACGGGAGCGTCGCCGTCATCCGTCGCGCCGCCGCCGAGGACCGTGACGCCCTGAGGGCCCTGCACGACGGCGTCTCCGACACCAGCTTCCGGTTCCGCTTCTTCTCGACCGGCCGCAAGGCCGGACAGCTGTACGTCGCACACGTGCTGGAGGACCCCGCCTGCTTCGCGCTGGTCGCGGAGCGGAAGGGGCGCCTGGCGGCCCTGGCCACGGCCGAGCAGATCGAGCCGGAGGTGGCCGAGGTGGCCTTCCTGGTCGCCGAGGAGTTCCACGGCCTGGGCCTGGGCAGCCTGCTCCTGGAGCACCTGGCCGCGGCGTGCCGGGACCGCGGGACGCGCCGCTTCGTCGCGGAGGTCCTGGGCGACAACACCGCGATGCTGCGGGTCTTCGTCGACGCCGGCTTCACCGCGAGGCGCGAGTTCGAGTCCGGTGTCGCCCACGTGGAGATGGACACCACCGCCTCCGCGGCCGCCGTGGAGGCCGCCGACGAGCGCGAGACCGAGGCGGAGGCGCGGTCGCTGCACCCGCTGCTGTACCCCCGCAGCGTGGCGGTCGTCGGCGCCCGTCGCGACGGCACGGGCGTGGGCTCGGCCATCATCAGGTCGATCGTCGCGGGCGGCTTCTCGGGTCCGGTGCACGCCGTACACCCCCAGGCGCACGAGATCGAGGGCGTCCCCGCCCACCCGCGCGTCGTCGACGTACCCGGCGGCGTGGACCTGCTCGTCGTCGCCGTCCCGGCGGCGGGTGTGGTCGCGGCGCTGGAGGACGCCGCCGCTGCCGGTGTCCCGAGCGCGGTGGTGGTCTCGTCCGGATTCGAGGGCCCGGACGGCGCACGGGCCGAGGGGCAGATGCTGGCCATGGCTCGCCGCAGCAGCATCCGGATCGTGGGGCCCGACTGCCTGGGCATCCTGGTGAACCACGCCGACCTTCGACTGCACGCGACCTTCAGCGGCGTCGTCCCGCCCCCGGGCGGACTCGCCGTGGCCTCGCAGTCCGGGGGCGTGGGCATCGTCCTGACCGACGTGGCGCGCCGGCTCGGGCTCGGGGTCGGCACCTTCGTCTCGCTCGGCGACAAGGCCGACGTCTCCGGCAACGACCTCCTCGCGGCCTGGCGCGACGACCCGCGGGTGAGCGCCGCGGCGCTGTACCTCGAGTCGTTCGGCAACCCGCTGAAGTTCGCACGGTTCGCGCGCCGCTTCTCGGAGGCCAAGCCCCTCCTGGCCGTCGTGGGCGGCCGGTCCGGCGGCGAGCGGCGGACCGGGGGGTCGCACACCGCCGCGGCGGCCACGCCGGCCGTGGCCGTCTCCGCGCTCTTCGCCCAGGCCGGCGTCGTGAACTGCACCGGCGCGGAGGACATGGCCGAGGCGGCCCTGGTCCTGACCCAGCAGCCGCTGCCGTCCGGAAGCCGCGTGGCGGTGCTCAGCAACGGCGGGGGACTGGGGGCCCTGGCCGCGGAGGCGGCGGAGGGCTGCGGCCTGGTCGTTGCCCAGGCGGGCGCCCGCCTGCGTCGCCGTCTGGCGCGCCACGTCCAGGGGGCCGCCGACGCGGCCAACCCGGTGGACGCCGGCGCGGCCGCGACCGCCGCCGCGCTCGGCGCGCTCGCGGAGGAGCTGCTGCGCGCCGAGGACGAGGTGGACGTGGTGCTGGTGGTGCTGGTCGCCACGGGCGTCGGCGACGCCGACGCCGCGCTGCGGGCCGTGGCCCAGGCCCGTGCCGGGCATCCGGACCGGCCGCTGGTGCTGGTCCCCATGGGCGGGCTCGAGGTGCCCGCCGGCCTGCCCGGCGTGACCGTGCTGCCCAGCATCCGGGCCGCGGCGGAGGCGTTGGGGCGCGCCGTCCGTTACGCCGAGTGGCGCCGGGCCCCGCGGGACCAGGCTCCGCCCGTGGACGCCGCCCGGGCGGAGCGCGCCCGGCGTACGGCGCAGGAGATCCTGACCGCCAGGGGCGAGGGCGGCCACTGGCTCGATGCGGAGGAGCTCGGGGTCCTGCTCTCGGACTACGGGTTGGCTCCCACGGGCCGGGTGGCTCACGGGATGCGCTCCGCCGAGCGCGCCGCCCGCGAGGTGGGCTACCCCGTGGTGCTCAAGGTCGCCGACCGCGACGTCGTCCACAAGACCGCGCGCGGGCTGGTGCGGGTGGGCATCACGACGGCCCAGGAGCTCCGTGCGGCGGTCCGGGACTTCGAGCGGGAGCTGGGACACCGCAGCTCGACGCTGCTCGTGCAGGCCCTATCGAAGGGAGTCGAGGTGGCGCTCGGCGCGGTGCGCGACCCGGCGTTCGGACCACTGGTGATGGTGGCCGCCGGCGGGGTCGCGACGGAGGTGTGGGCGGACCGCGTGTTCCTGCTGCCACCCGTGAGCGCCGGTGACGCCGCACGGGCGGTGTCGATGCTGCGCGTGAGCTCCCTGCTGCAGGGCGACGTGGACGGGCTCGTGGACCTGCTGGTGCGCCTGGGCCGCCTGGCCGAGGACCTGCCCTACCTCGCCGAGATGGACCTCAACCCGGTCATGGTCGGCGAGGAGGGCTGCGCGCTCGTGGACGTGAAGGTGCGCCTCGAGCCCGCCGCCCGTGTGGACTCCGGGATCCCGCGACAGCTGCGGGGTCGTCCGGCTGGCCCCTAG
- the adhP gene encoding alcohol dehydrogenase AdhP, translating into MKAAVVTSFTEPLEIQDVPVPTPGPGQVLVRIEASGLCHTDIHAAHGDWPVKPTPPFVPGHEGVGIVEALGEGVTNRAVGDRVALPWLGHACGHCHYCVSGWETLCEEQLNTGYSIDGGFAEYAVADAAYAVAVPDGITPQDAAPLTCAGVTTYKAIKVAHIQPTERVAIFGIGGLGHLALQYARIVGGTVIAVDVEQSKLDLARELGADYVVNAAETDPVAAIEELGGADVAVVLAVIPRVFEQAFESLRRGGRLVCVGLPPESDGPMALPIFPTVLKGISVIGSIVGTRQDLAEVFDLHALGRTRVIAESRRLDEVNECVAEVLAGRAPARLVFEL; encoded by the coding sequence ATGAAGGCCGCCGTCGTCACCAGCTTCACCGAGCCGCTCGAGATCCAGGACGTGCCGGTCCCCACTCCCGGCCCAGGACAGGTCCTGGTCCGCATCGAGGCCTCGGGTCTCTGCCACACCGACATCCACGCCGCCCACGGCGACTGGCCGGTGAAGCCGACCCCACCGTTCGTCCCCGGGCACGAGGGCGTCGGGATCGTCGAGGCCCTCGGCGAGGGCGTCACGAACCGGGCCGTGGGCGACCGCGTGGCGCTGCCCTGGCTCGGCCACGCCTGCGGGCACTGCCACTACTGCGTGAGCGGGTGGGAGACGCTGTGCGAGGAGCAGCTCAACACCGGGTACTCCATCGACGGCGGGTTCGCGGAGTACGCCGTGGCCGACGCCGCGTACGCCGTGGCGGTGCCGGACGGCATCACGCCGCAAGACGCCGCGCCGCTCACCTGCGCCGGCGTGACGACGTACAAGGCGATCAAGGTCGCGCACATCCAGCCCACCGAGCGGGTCGCGATCTTCGGCATCGGCGGGCTGGGCCACCTGGCGCTGCAGTACGCCAGGATCGTGGGAGGGACGGTCATCGCCGTCGACGTCGAGCAGTCCAAGCTCGACCTCGCCCGCGAGCTGGGCGCCGACTACGTCGTCAACGCGGCCGAGACCGACCCGGTCGCCGCCATCGAGGAGCTCGGCGGCGCCGATGTCGCGGTTGTGCTCGCGGTGATCCCCCGGGTCTTCGAGCAGGCCTTCGAGTCGCTCAGGCGCGGCGGACGCCTGGTGTGCGTGGGTCTCCCGCCCGAGTCCGACGGCCCGATGGCGCTGCCGATCTTTCCGACCGTCCTCAAGGGCATCTCGGTGATCGGCTCCATCGTGGGCACCCGGCAGGACCTCGCCGAGGTCTTCGACCTGCACGCGCTGGGGCGCACCCGGGTGATCGCGGAGAGCCGCCGCCTCGACGAGGTGAACGAGTGCGTGGCGGAGGTGCTCGCGGGCCGCGCACCCGCCCGGTTGGTGTTCGAGCTGTGA
- a CDS encoding CBS domain-containing protein: protein MLVQDVMTPEPVTVRIDSTVKGALILLADHGVTSLPVVDAAGRIRGVVSEADLIREAVARDPRLRETPLPRDRTDAPDSVADVYTPHAVSVRGRDDLADAVELMTSTSVKSLPVVDADDRVVGIVSRSDVVRLLARADSAIGAEVADLLRSLGHDSWLVEVQDGVVELSGPRGHSEAAIARVTAGSVGGVIEVRVDQQP, encoded by the coding sequence ATGTTGGTCCAGGACGTCATGACCCCCGAGCCGGTCACCGTGCGCATCGACAGCACCGTGAAGGGCGCGCTGATCCTGCTCGCCGACCACGGTGTCACCTCGCTGCCCGTGGTGGACGCAGCCGGCCGGATCCGCGGCGTGGTCAGCGAGGCGGACCTGATCCGCGAGGCCGTGGCCCGCGACCCCCGGCTCCGCGAGACCCCGCTGCCCCGCGACCGTACCGACGCCCCCGACTCGGTCGCCGACGTCTACACGCCGCACGCCGTGTCCGTGCGCGGCCGCGACGACCTCGCCGACGCCGTGGAGCTCATGACCTCGACCAGCGTCAAGAGCCTGCCGGTCGTCGACGCCGACGATCGGGTCGTGGGCATCGTCAGCCGCAGCGACGTCGTCCGCCTGCTCGCCCGGGCCGACAGCGCCATCGGGGCCGAGGTCGCCGACCTGCTGCGCTCTCTGGGCCACGACAGCTGGCTGGTCGAGGTGCAGGACGGGGTCGTGGAGCTGAGCGGCCCCCGCGGGCACAGCGAGGCCGCCATCGCCCGGGTCACCGCCGGCAGCGTCGGGGGCGTCATCGAGGTCCGGGTGGACCAGCAGCCCTGA
- a CDS encoding 5'-3' exonuclease, whose protein sequence is MPTSDPPAPAPRLLLAVDAPSLLHRNHHARVASGLRDRGGRPAWALHGMVRQILEVIDQFAPDAVVFGFDDRTASVRTETYPAYKAGRRVKDPALVDQLQRSAALLDALGLHTVTPAGLEADDVSATAATWAEAAGWGCVIVTSDRDSFAHISARTRVLRLIDGGVNASPLLNPARLRTLYGIAAEHYLEYAALRGDTSDNLPGVPGIGEKTAPVLLSQMGSMRSVWADIDHCAGANLVAALDSYCEEEGLRRIGPGLLKRLTAPGARERFDFNLSIMSGRTDLDLGLTPDVPGTPGLLPLDPDRVSQVVGYLGVPSTTDLALRVLTEPPASYDDGPRSAPEAVVVQER, encoded by the coding sequence ATGCCGACCTCCGACCCTCCCGCCCCCGCGCCGCGGCTGCTGCTCGCCGTCGACGCCCCCTCCCTGCTCCACCGCAACCACCACGCCCGCGTGGCGAGCGGGCTGCGCGACCGGGGCGGCCGGCCCGCGTGGGCGCTGCACGGGATGGTGCGGCAGATCCTGGAGGTGATCGACCAGTTCGCCCCCGACGCGGTGGTCTTCGGCTTCGACGACCGAACCGCCTCGGTGCGGACCGAGACCTACCCGGCGTACAAGGCGGGCCGCCGCGTGAAGGACCCCGCCCTGGTGGACCAGCTCCAGCGCTCCGCCGCCCTCCTGGACGCGCTCGGCCTGCACACCGTCACACCGGCCGGCCTGGAGGCCGACGACGTCAGCGCCACCGCGGCGACCTGGGCCGAGGCCGCCGGCTGGGGCTGCGTGATCGTGACCTCCGACCGCGACTCCTTCGCCCACATCAGCGCGCGCACCCGCGTGCTGCGCCTGATCGACGGCGGCGTGAACGCCTCCCCGCTGCTCAACCCGGCCCGGCTGCGCACGCTGTACGGCATCGCGGCCGAGCACTACCTGGAGTACGCCGCCCTGCGCGGCGACACCAGCGACAACCTGCCCGGCGTGCCGGGGATCGGCGAGAAGACCGCCCCGGTCCTGCTCAGCCAGATGGGCTCGATGCGATCGGTATGGGCCGACATCGACCACTGCGCGGGCGCCAACCTCGTCGCCGCGCTCGACTCCTACTGCGAGGAGGAGGGCCTGCGGCGCATCGGTCCCGGGCTGCTCAAGCGGCTCACCGCGCCCGGGGCCCGGGAGCGCTTCGACTTCAACCTGTCGATCATGTCCGGGCGCACCGACCTCGACCTCGGCCTGACCCCCGACGTCCCCGGCACCCCCGGTCTGCTGCCGCTCGACCCCGACCGTGTCTCCCAGGTCGTGGGCTACCTCGGGGTCCCCTCGACCACGGACCTCGCGCTGCGCGTTCTCACCGAGCCTCCGGCCTCCTACGACGACGGCCCCCGGAGTGCTCCGGAGGCCGTCGTCGTACAGGAGAGGTGA